In Nocardioides faecalis, the following proteins share a genomic window:
- the galE gene encoding UDP-glucose 4-epimerase GalE translates to MDVLVTGGAGFIGSTVASAAIEAGHRPVIVDNLVTGRREFTRGRCFYEGDIADAALMHRVLDENPGIKVVIHCAALIVVPDSVARPVDYYRANVAATLSLVDTLQQRGIRDLVFSSSASIYRADADFTVDEDSALEPQSPYARTKLVVETMLEDITAAGRLRALSLRYFNPIGADPRLRTGLQVPVPSHALGKLVEAWSQQRPFQVTGTDFETRDGSGIRDYVHVWDLARAHVAAIERFDRALDGSRHAAINLGTGRGTTVRELVAAFEEVTGEPVPVTTAPRRPGDTAGAYTRSDRAARLLGWTAQRDLTEGIADTLAWFAHRPAVLPDLDGLPQRAGRAAYAADPVIGTVIDSLADPVAVGSGR, encoded by the coding sequence ATGGACGTGCTCGTCACCGGGGGAGCCGGGTTCATCGGCAGCACGGTCGCCAGTGCCGCCATCGAGGCGGGTCACCGTCCGGTGATCGTGGACAACCTGGTGACCGGACGGCGGGAGTTCACCCGCGGCCGCTGCTTCTACGAGGGCGACATCGCCGACGCCGCGCTCATGCACCGGGTGCTCGACGAGAACCCCGGCATCAAGGTGGTCATCCACTGCGCGGCGCTGATCGTGGTGCCCGACTCGGTGGCCCGGCCGGTCGACTACTACCGCGCCAACGTGGCCGCCACGCTCAGCCTGGTCGACACGCTGCAGCAGCGCGGGATCCGCGACTTGGTGTTCAGCAGCTCGGCGTCCATCTACCGCGCGGACGCCGACTTCACCGTCGACGAGGACTCCGCGCTGGAGCCGCAGAGTCCGTACGCCCGGACCAAGCTCGTGGTGGAGACGATGCTGGAGGACATCACCGCAGCCGGTCGGCTGCGGGCGCTGTCGCTTCGCTACTTCAACCCGATCGGCGCGGACCCACGGCTGCGCACCGGGCTCCAGGTGCCGGTCCCGAGCCACGCGCTGGGCAAGCTGGTCGAGGCCTGGTCACAGCAGCGTCCCTTCCAGGTGACGGGCACCGACTTCGAGACCCGCGACGGCTCCGGGATCCGCGACTACGTGCACGTGTGGGACCTCGCCCGGGCACACGTCGCGGCGATCGAGCGCTTCGACCGGGCGCTGGACGGCTCCCGGCACGCGGCGATCAACCTGGGCACGGGCCGGGGTACGACGGTCCGGGAGCTGGTGGCGGCCTTCGAGGAGGTCACCGGCGAGCCGGTGCCGGTGACCACCGCACCCCGCAGGCCGGGGGACACGGCAGGGGCCTACACCCGCAGCGACCGGGCCGCCCGGTTGCTGGGGTGGACGGCGCAGCGCGACCTGACCGAGGGGATCGCGGACACGCTGGCGTGGTTCGCCCACCGCCCGGCCGTGCTGCCCGATCTCGACGGCCTGCCACAGCGCGCCGGGCGCGCCGCCTACGCGGCCGACCCCGTGATCGGCACCGTGATCGACAGCCTCGCCGACCCGGTGGCGGTGGGCTCCGGACGCTGA